Part of the Pieris napi chromosome 6, ilPieNapi1.2, whole genome shotgun sequence genome, TGAGGTTCTTAGGCGCCGCTTAAGGACCACTGTACACTGTCGTATGATAGGACGATCTTTcaaattcgaaattcaaattcatttaggtaacacaatgtacacttatgaacgtcaataaagaaatacatattaaatgcttctaattttacattaactgccagttctcaaatcaactcgccactctttttaatcgccacgttttttgttttacaaatgtttgtaaggagctgccaTCACATCATGTTCCACATGagatatttaagtatttagctacaataataaaaaatgtataaacgaaataaaaacaaagatttgtcctctatcagcagtaggcatgttgaaataggagcacgcacttacaatAGCCGCGTACTGACTGAGCGAGCAGCCTCGCGAGGCTGCCTCGCGAGGCAAATCCTCGGTCGGTCAAGACGTGCCTCGCCCGAGGCAAACGCACGCGCTGCCTCGCCCGAGCGTGCCGCGGCCCGAGCCGAACGTTGTCGGTTTTTGTCGATGTTCAAAGGCGCCTCAGTACGTTTGCCGCGCTCACTCAAGACGGTAGTGTTTTGCCTCGCTTATTCGTTGCGTGTTAGTTGTGCGTCATGGATAAAGAACAGTGTCTTAAATTAATACGACTATATGGTGAATATAGACGACTTTGGGATGCGCAATGTCCTGATTACACAAATAGAGGACTAAGGGAAGATGCATGGAGAAAAATAAGCCAGGAAATGAACCTTCCAATAGctgaattaaagaaaaaaatggacTCTTTACTAGGGTCTTACAGGAGGGAAAAGTCgagagaaaaaaaaagccgAATCACAGGAtcaggtatttattatttaatgtttatgatTAGGGTTAAcaacattcattttattatattcaaagttacatcggtttttatattatttctaatattatttctaatattatttttttttattttatactgcaGGTCGTGGTGAAATATATGTTTCGAATTGGTATGCCTATGAAGCCTTCAGTTTTCTAGGAGATAGAAATCACCCAGGAAATACACAAGATACTTTAGGTGAAGAAGTGAGTACCTATTATTTACTGATAATTATTCTGCCAAGAAATTGCTCCGTTTGTTATGAAATGTCTCCCTAAATGTGAacgtatttcttttatatttgttgaTCCTCGCCGTGGTATGGCTTGAATAGATAGCATTGATGACATTTCTGTATCCTGTCGCCATCGGCCGGGTATTACTGTCCCTTCAACTTCGGCATCGAATGATCCTGGGGGAGTGAACCTTTGTGAGGAAGCTAAATCTCTACGCAAGTAGTTATATAAGCATATGGTAGTCAATACGACTTTCGTAGCTTTTTCTGGTTCTAATAGTAGCGGCTTCCTCAGTACTCTAAAAACGGAGCTTAAAATGCCAAAGGCATTCTCCACAACTCTTCTTGCTCTGGACAGCCTGTAATTGAAAATCCTTTCCATTGAACCTCTTTCTGGAGTACCTTCATAAGGTTTCAATGTGTAATCATTGAGAGCAAAAGCTTTATCGCCTAGAATAAAATAGGGCACTGCAATTTTATAcggtatttgtaatatttctggTGAAGGAATGTTCAATTCCTTCTTTTCgacctttttatataaattggtatttttaaacacaCCGCCATCTGATATACGTCCTTTGCTGCCAACGTCTACGTACAGAAATTTATAGTTAGCGTCAACTAAAGCAAACAGCACTATACTTGGAAACATTTTGTAACAGTCATAATCATTGCCACTATTTATCGGCGACTGTAATATAACATGCTTCCCATCCATTGCTCCTATGACATGTGGGAAATTCCATTTGCTCTCAAACTCTTTCGCTATGGTAAGCCACTCTTCTTCGGATGATggtatctgtaaataaaattaagtaataatttctatCTTTACAGAATGCAAGTCTGGATAATACTCGAAATGATGACGGTTATAacgaagaaaaaaatgaaacTTCAAACTCGACGACAACGGAAGGACCTAAACAAAAGTCaactagacctaaaaagagaTCCAAAATGAACGAAAGTGATGATCTTACTGATAACGCCATATCTGAAGCATTAACACTCTTACAACAGTGTGCAAGCGATAATATATCAGAAAAAAATGATCCCTATAATGTGTATGGCCAATATATAGGAAATGAGTTGAGAAAgtatgataaaattacattagcatacgtaaaaaatgcaataaataaaattatctttgaTGCAGACATGGGAGCATACAGtggttatagttattatactCAATCATATGGTGAACACGAtaatttaagatatatgtCTCATCCCTCTTCCTCATCGACGCCATCTACATATTCGATGCCTGCTGCCTCACCAATGCCTTCTACCTCACCGATGCCTCCTACTTCACCGATGCCTCCTACTTCACCGATGCCTCCTGCCTCATCGATGCCTTCTACTTCACCGATGCCTGCTGCCTCACcaatgcctcctatctcacCAATTTCGATGCCTCCCCCTCCTCCTTCTCCAGTTCctcatcattaaatatttgtttgtttaattttcttatattatttgtccaATTTTCTAatcagattaataaaaaaataataaaaatatgtaattttattttaccttaacATAATCCTTTAACACCTCAATTATAGCATCACAGACTTCAGGAACTATAACCGATATCCTTTGTTTTGATATACGAAATAGATACTGTAGACTGGTATAAGAATCTCCTGTGGCCAAAAATCTCAACGTCACTAATAATCTTTCCCTAGCGGATATTGCTTCTCGAAAATTTGTGTCCTTCTTGCTTATTTTGGCGTTTATGAGAGAATACACATTGTCAAATTCGATTTTACTCATTCGAGTGAAATTTTTTTCTTCGTCATCGAAGCACAACTCTTCAAATAATCTGTTCCCAGCCTGtaatctatttttgtataagagTTTAATCCAAAAACGTTTAGTtttctgttttcttttttttgcaagccttagaattattaaaaaggcaGTGGTAGCGACAGCTTTCCGAATGTGCGGCCTCATGGTGGTCTCGGGCAAACTATACGGGCACGCGCGGTCTCTATTCGACTTCAAGTTAAACTGAGCGTCGATGCTCACGATGGCTCGGACTTGCCGCGCGAGGCAGCCTCGGATTAGAAAACTTACAGACCGAGGCTGCCTCGCGCGGCAAACGTTGCGAAGCAAACGTCCGAGGCTGCTTCGCGAGGCTGCTCGCTCAGTCAGTACGCGGCTATTCTCGTGGGAACCACACACAAATACagccgcatacacgaattcaactTTACCTTTGTCTACtctttaatttagttaaaactgtaactattagttaaaaataaaataatttgattgatatttctCTATTTATTCGGGTATATGTGTTTTAATGGTTGACACAAATGTCATATTTGACATATCCGGCCGTATTTAGTCTAATAAAgcgtaaccatggtaacaggtttgaatttggaattagCGATGTTCGacattttttttggagtttgattttgacaaatattttatattaatgaaagATGAGGGCAAGTAATGATAATGGTTGCTTAACACAATACAGTCGTTAACTATGGATATCCTATGTTCGATTCCTGGCGAACACATATGCTTAAGTaggtaaagaaatattttcctttttgcTTTCCAATTACTGAAATAGATTTCTTTGTGATGATCGTAATAGGGGAACATTTTAAATcatagttaattattaagcACCAGACGAAAAACatgcaatacaaaatatattttggaatatatatttcaaccAGTATACAGTCTCCTTTATCGTAGACCGCGAGATTTCAAGGCAAGTAGCTGTATTACTTACTGTATTAATTCGTAATCCATTCTCTAAATATAACTTGGTACGATATAGATGACAATGTAACCAACTTATAAGGAACCGTCTGTGTATCAGCTTGTGAAGGTTAGGTAGCTCATTTTGTAATGGTTTTACTAACTAATGTGAatgattgtattatttgtttgattggctccaaaactactggaccgatttgaataaTTCTTTCACCACACGAATCCTACGTTAGTTCTGATGAATATAGactatagaatattttcaaaaaagttaGGGATCCGTATGAAAACTGCGATAATGTAATCCGAGATGTTAAAAATTACCAATAAAATCCCTATATAGCATATGCTGaggaaactattgacaatagagcaaagtCATGTTCCACAATTTTATAGATGATATAattatctacaaaaaagtccTCGATACTATATGTCTAACtattatatcttaataaaatcaatatccAGCCGCGaatatatatacctaaatttgtacctaataaaaaatatgttttaatgatTGTGAATCAGTGATTTTATTTGCACAACGGTTCTATTGTTTAACAATTGCttattaaaacacaaaatCTCAATTAAACCAATTGAattgttttgaattaaatgTCCGTAGAATATTTAGTATCTGGGACTGTTGCTAGTTTCTACGTATTGCATATCGACGTAGGAAAGcatatttgctgtaagtagacatattgcaattgttcaccagagccaaaaaacttaattaattttggaaaaaaattaatagtgtcGAACCTATCCATGATATTGCTACCatttttgaaacatatatttatttaactgccAGTCACCATTTGCAATGTAAACTTTTTATCCAAAGTTACTATAAGTACGTGTTTGGCTAGTTAcagcaaacagttttttaaatcacaaacCTTTAAAACGCTGTAACTAAGGAAGAAAAATGTACGCgcggaaatattatcaatttacagGCGGTAAATATGCTGTATGCagtacatttatgtatttgggtactttcaattgcaattcaagatgtaagattagtttataattatgattagaTCTAGAAATGCAGTGGGTCATttggtaatgtaatgtttgcttgaaataaaatgtcgtaaatggtaaaaaaaaaaactgctgTAAGTAAACGAATGTAAAAATCACACGCCGCAGAAATGCTGTAAGTAgcgttaagtttttaaatgggaagaagtaagtatttgtaaagaaaaaaatgcagtttttcttttgctgtaagtacaaattgtctaaaatgacTGGATTTTGGTCTAACTACAGCATTTAAtcttgctaaaaaaaatataagtacggGCGTTTTCAACggcgtatgtaatttttttttcatcgtagaggcaCAGGACCCAGGACATtcgatgcggtttttttttctgattctaATGGCAGTAAAAAGTCACTTTAGGTATTTtgtctacttacagcaaatatgctttcctacgtcgatatatgtaatatatttagttgaaGAAATTTGGACAGCCTTTTAGCTTCCAATTGGAACATAATCCATAATGAACTACTTTAGTTAAGTTATAATACCCTGGTAACTTAATTTGTATGCCTTTGTGTTTGCTagcttgattttttttaaattctagtTGAACAGCCTACCTGGGTTGGGTTAGCttgtttaatgtatatttaatatatgtttaatatatgtttaatatatgtttaatatatgtttaacatataacaattattcagCCTG contains:
- the LOC125050055 gene encoding uncharacterized protein LOC125050055 codes for the protein MRPHIRKAVATTAFLIILRLAKKRKQKTKRFWIKLLYKNRLQAGNRLFEELCFDDEEKNFTRMSKIEFDNVYSLINAKISKKDTNFREAISARERLLVTLRFLATGDSYTSLQYLFRISKQRISVIVPEVCDAIIEVLKDYVKIPSSEEEWLTIAKEFESKWNFPHVIGAMDGKHVILQSPINSGNDYDCYKMFPSIVLFALVDANYKFLYVDVGSKGRISDGGVFKNTNLYKKVEKKELNIPSPEILQIPYKIAVPYFILGDKAFALNDYTLKPYEGTPERGSMERIFNYRLSRARRVVENAFGILSSVFRVLRKPLLLEPEKATKVVLTTICLYNYLRRDLASSQRFTPPGSFDAEVEGTVIPGRWRQDTEMSSMLSIQAIPRRGSTNIKEIRSHLGRHFITNGAISWQNNYQ